Within the Scyliorhinus canicula chromosome 18, sScyCan1.1, whole genome shotgun sequence genome, the region CACAGCACCAATTCTGGTTGGGTTATTCAGCTGCAAAAGGACAGAATTGAAGTTGATTTGTTGGATAGCTACCTGGGAGACTGAAACTTGGTTACTACAGAATTAATCTAACTTCAGTTTCAGGCACATTTGCCTGCAACAAAAATTTGAGATCAGGAAATGTACTATTGGCTAATGGATGTTGCAGAGATTGGAACTGACATACAGCAGGGGTTGCTGATTTGACATTTATCAAAATGTTCTATTGACAATGGGAGTCACAATACTATAAAATCTGTAAAAGAATTTTAGGGTAGATTAAATTACTTCAAAGTTTGAAAGAAAACAGGGTAGTATTGTCACTTTGTGCAGATTTGGTTACATTAAGTTTGTATCAATTAATTTGGCCAATCCAGTCTTCCATCTGCAAATAACCCAATTTAAAAATCATTAATTTCTTTAAACTGAACTACTTAATGTTTTGTTGGTGTACATCTAGTCAGTTGCTTACAAGTTTAATTTGGAAAAACCCCCACGTCCAAGAAAATTAGCCCAATTTGAAATTAGTGTAACCGTAATCAGAAACATGGGCAGTTTTGTGCCACACGTGATTCAGGTCAAATGATTCTTGAACATACAGTATAGAGCACAATTTTTTCCATGACCCATGGGAATCCCATTTTAAAAAACTAGTGGAAATAACCCACCCAACAGGTGTAATTCAAACATTGATGAGTGGGAGTTGAGATATCACCCAACAGGTGTAATTCAAACATTGATGAGTGGGAGTTGAGATATCAGAGGTGAAATAAGATCATCCCACTTGAACAAGGGGGAAGTGgtggtgatattgtcactggactcataATCCATAGACCCAatgtaatgctctgaggacctgggCTCAAATCACATCATGGCAGATGGCAgcatttgaattcaaattttaaaatctgaaatcGGAAGGCCTTGAAACCATTGCTAATAAAAccacatttggttcactaatgttctgaaCAGATCagtcatccttgcctggtctgtgaCCTGGTTGaatggcaattaaggatgggcaataaatgctggtccagccagcaaatCCCCACATCCTCatcatatttctttttttaattctctTCATTATTTTACCCGTTTCAACAATTCCCTTGCGGTCTGAGCCAATAATAAGTCATCAACAAATGTTTATTCACTCCAAGCTAAGCACACCAAcagtaaaaataaattttattcaAGATTAATGCAACATGTCAACCAAAACTAAAAAAAGTGTATGCAGTTAATTTCATGGTGAGCAATTTATTTGTTATAATCATAACATGCAAATATTTTGAGATACAGTACAAGTGAAATTATCCAACCAATCACCACTGAACCTGAAGATTCTCCTGAGGCTGCAATGCCAGATAAGACAGAATTCCACCAATATACCTTCACAGATGAGACAAAACaaaaaacccaaaacaaagagCAAGATAAAAGCACACATTTATTCTTCATCAGATGAGTCTCTTTCAAATGTATACACCATGAAGAAAGCGTCTGGTCTTTTTGGGACGAGGGGATGTCCAGGTCTCACAATCTCAAAGCCAAGAAAGCTAAATGTGCGAAGCAGTGAAGCTGAAATTTAAAATGAAAAGTGTTAATACTATTATGCAAGTGGTAATTTCTCTACCTTAACTGTTGCATGGGTTAAGGGCAGGAATTGCCTTGGCTTTTTGTAGTTATAAAGAAGGTGAAACTGTCACTATTCACCATCACTCAAGTGACAGCTTGCATATGCAGTGAAACATAGAAATTCATTATTTGCTGTCAGTGAATCCCACTACTTCAGAGCACACTGTTGAACGTTCAGATAGAAATTTAAAATCACCGATTTGACTTGAAGTTTTTATCCATTGGTCTGTCTATCAACCCATGAAAATTGTCCCATACAAGTTGTCCCACGTTGAATGAGGCTCATGTTGAAATCTATGCTTTTTAAACAACGTACTTGGATCATAATTACTGCTGAACAACATCCCATCCTGAATTAattttgtggaatgtcaaatttctccattccATGACAGCCCAAAAATATATCACTTCGACCTCAATTCCCACATGCATATCCCAATCATTGTGTTTTCTGTAAAATTATAAAACTTGACCTTGTTACTTCCCAATTTGCAATCAGAGAATTCCTCAATTAGACTGGTTGCTTTAGTTCACCTAATAGCACCTTGATGCTGAACCAAGATCCTATAGATGGTGCCAGAATGGAATCAAAGTTCAAATCCACAGCACAGATTGCTAGATCTTTGTGGAAAGCTTTCTTCATAGTCAGCAGAGAATGTTATCACCTTGTCCAACAGATTCATGGATGCTTAGATACCAAGAGAATTAAGGGATATGCAGATAATGCAGAAAGACGCGTTTACTTAGAAAATCAACCCTTGTCACGTTCCTAATCAAGTTCAAATAAATCACGTAATCCAGGCCAATGCCTCAGGCTAATTCATTACAATATCTGAAGCAAAAGCTGCCAGCTCTGCAAATTTAACAAAGTTGCAGAGTATGACAGTATCAAACAAATCAACTACTTTACAAGTCAACTGTATTAAACATTCACAGCTTAGTTAACCATTAGTCAATAAAAACTAAGTTTAAAATGGGACAAACACTGTTAAACTAAGTTGGCTCTGACAACATATTCTATGGGTCTTTATGCTGCTGTCACGGCTTTGTACGGCTGAGTCAAGTACTATTTCCAGGCCCAATTTAGGAAAAAGTGGCAAAATTGGTTCGAAAACTTGCATGTAAACTACAAAAGAAACCTGCCAGATTTAGGACTGTTCTGTTCAAGACTTTGTCGTGCCCCAACATTGGATACAAAGTCTCATAGAAAAAAGTTTTGCAGCTCAGTAATTTCCTTTGAAAATTGAAAAACCAAAACCTTTAACCTCTAGTTTTACCTTTGGTATCAGCCTCATGATGCTACACCAACTCCGTGGTTCAATTTTCTTAAGTGGCTAAAACCAGGCACAATACAAGGTGCAATCATACCAGAGCACGTATAGTTCCAGCACAAATTCCAAACTGGATTGCTTGCTGAGCCAAGTGCTGGCTTGCCTAAACAAATCAAATCTACCAGAGAGTCTATAACTTGCCTGGATCAGCCTGCAGAAGACAATGGGCACAAGTTTCAAGTGCAAGTTACATTATGGCTGCATACTTACTGACAATGGATACTTCCCCAAATCTTGCTGCTCAGATTGTTATATCCAATGAAGGTCTGCCTTTCATATGCATGTCATTGACCATTTGACAATTTTTGGAATTAGTTCCAAGTAAAATACCCCAACTCTAGAATTCTCGGATTGTGGCACATCAGATTTTGAACTATTTTAAGTCATACATTCTAATTGTACAAATCAAAATCTGTATACTGGAACATGCAATGAATTCAGCTTCAAACTTTAGTATTGCAGAATTTcgataactggtctgattacaaACCATTATCCCTTCAAGCCATCACATTCCACTGCACCTCAAACAGCTAAGCACAGATTCCCTATTTCCGCACTCAAGTGAGCAACACCATAGGAACACGCACTAGTTTTTGTCAATTACCAGAGCGTTTGCATTGCCacaaaatattttgcttctggTAGTTAACAATGCAAAACTAGTTATATCCAGACTTTACTATGTAGAAAAGTACTGCGTGACTTAGGCACGGTCCACAGATGCTTTAAAGACTAGACTACATTGCTTTGGCTCACCAAAGCAACTGCAGTGTTACTTCCATCCCTTTGAAACCATATGCACTTTTATGAATAGTGGATCTGTGACAGCAGATTTCAATTCTTCTAAAGTTTAGCAGCTTTCCCTTTGATTGATAAAACTGGACTTTTCAGTGAAGACAAGCTTTAAGATTACAAATAATAACCAGTAGGAACTTCAAATCAATTTTAGGTCTGATAATAATCTGATAACAGCTATGTCACCAAGCCTCTGGGAGTGAGTTTGAATTTATAAAATAAGATGGGAATTTCAGCCAGTTTCAGTTCAATAAGCAAGATGCTTTACAACAGGAACTGTGGTTGCTCAGTTACATCCAGGTGCTGCGCTTACTCACCCCCGTGGCAAAAGTATAGTTAGCAACCAAAATCAAAAAAAGTTTGATATGTTTAACACTTGTCAGGACAGgatctttaaaacagaaatcatGAGTTGGTTAGTCAAGTCAGTTTCTAGCACTTGCACCTGGACCAAAACAATAACTGAAGCCAACAATGAAGCTACAGTAAATATCATCTGGGCCAGCACTTCAATGCAACATTATGGGAGCACTACTGTCAGAGGTGTAGGACAAAATAAGAAACTGATGTTTGTAATTCCAGGTTAGAGAATGACAACACAATAATACTGTTCTCATATATCAGACTGACTGATTGTTCAGGTGGTTACCATGGGGCAATGGCAGTTAGAAATGGATTGCCATAGAAAAACACATGTTAAGGGCCACAGATGGTGATAATACATTAAATAGTACCATTGCACTCACTCACCTCGATCATCCCTGTTCTTGTGGAAGCAAATGAAGACATGCTCAGCTTGAAGATGCTCTTCTGCAAATTCAAGCAGGATGGTAAAACTGAAAaagaattggattggattagaatgTTGAGTTTGATGCTGGATTTATTCTTAAACAACAAAACACAAACTGGTTCTAACAGGAAATGTACTAATAACATTGCAATCTAGCAAAGTATCCACTGGTGTTGTATAGTCAAGACTTCCAAGTTTGAGAATAGCATTTTTTCCAAAAGTTTCATTGAGGTTTGTGTCAAAACCTCAAATCAAATACAACAGACTACTCAAATGTATTCATTGATTTTCAGCTCTAAGGACTGAACACAGGCATATTAAAGTCACTTTATTGTGAAAAGGGGTTTAAATGAAAGGCTTAGGAGATGCTTTATTTAACACCTAATGTTTAACTGTAAAAATTTGACCCagcaaaaataaaattagaaaaaCATTATGCATGAATGATCTGATGTACTAATCACATGCTCCAGCACATACCTTTCTTTGCTTCCCTCGGGCAAGACCCCACCTGGGAGTTCAATGTACAGATTGTTGTTGTTCAGTACTACTCTCCAGTGAACAATTCTTGCATCAGTAAGCTTGGACTGGAAATGGAGAATTTTagtcctgctgtttgcactcaaaTCTTCTGTTACACTCAGCCGATTATCCTGAGGGAGGAGATAAATTCAATATTTTAGTGTTTCCAAGCAATCCATCCTTTTAAGTTCCTATTCTAAACAGGTGTGTCAAATGTGCAAGAGCAGCTTTTATGCAAACACTGTTGCTGTTATCTAATTAACTTGCAGTGCAGGAATCCAATTGTCATGTTAATAGAGGagcctgtttagctcagttggttgggcaGTTGGTTTGTCATGCAGAACGAGGctagcgggttcaattcctgtaccagctgatgttattcatgaaggccccaccttctcaaccttgcccctcaacagagtgtgttgaccctctgattaaatcaccaccagtcaactctccccctcagaAGGCAAAAGCAACTTGTGGTCACCAGGGACAAGGGCAACTTTACTTTGACATTTAGTAACTATTTACCAGTTATCCTTTCTCAGAAATCACAACTGATCTATGCCACATAACTTACCCACCAAACCCAATTACAAGCTTTTATATTTTACTATCCGTTAACCTTTTgaaaacattttccaattaaggacaatttagaatgtctaatccatataccctgcacatctttggtttgtgggggtgagacccacagacacagggagaatgtgcaaactccacacagacattgacctggggtcaggattgaacccaggtcctcgacaccatgaggcagcagtgctgaccctgTGCTATACAATTTAAAACTTCATCATATACTCTACCTCAAAACTATTTGAAACAAGCTATTTCCCTCTGCACAACTGCATTTTTGCTCACTCGCCCAACTGGTCTACCATCCTGCATTTTTCCATAACTCTGTATTATGTATAAGCAAGGAACATTACAGGACAAATAAACATACATATTAAAAAGTCTCAAATCCATGGAACATTCCCATTCCAATCTCATCAACCCCAAGAAACATCCATTCCCTGCTTACTACCTCCTAGCCACCTGTAGCCATGTAGCTACATTCCCTTAATTCTTGTgccttttgaaaataattttaacaattttatttaaaatttgcCAACTTGAAAGCTCAATACTTACTGAATACAGTAAGCTGGCTGCAAGATTGTGATCCCTTTGACCATTCCCTCGCCCACCTGGGATCTTCAAGGGTGGGTGAGGGACATCAGGAACAccacagaggccccggaccagGGTTACGACAACAATTGGAGGACAGCCTGGGACTagggaaaaaaaaatgtatgttaAATGTGATTTTGCTCTACCTGGATTCaaaagagaaaaaggaaaaatccgCAGATCCCTTTATCAAATTGGACACCCAATATCAAATTCACATTTTGAGCTCAAATCAGACATGTAATTAACAAGATGAAGCTCAGGTTAACCACAAACTTTCCTCTTTTGCTCATGTAATTTTATTAATCATAAGTGCTGTATCCTCTTATTAGGGGATTAAGCACAACACAAAGCAATTCAATGGGGGCAACTATTTACTCCACGCTCACTTTTCTGTTGCATTAAAATTGAACGGGGTGGGAGAGAAGAGATACAAATTAGGTGTACAATGGACAGCCAATAGATCACCCAGTTGACGTCAATCACCAAAAGTCAGAATTAATTTGTATTACAAATAACACCTCAATTTTGTTTCCCATCCTTCCATTTTACCCAaccttgcagagagggaaataaAAGTTGGAAACGCGCTTTAAGATGAAACGCAagataataaaataacaaattcaACGGCACTCCTTTTCTCCCCAGATGCCACGAGTGCTTtaaattaagggggggggggggggggggggaaagagaggctaTGGAAGGTGTAGAtgtagaattgggggggggggtggaaggatgaGAGCCTGGTTCGCCTCCACCGAGTAATCTGGTGCTGGGAATGCAGACTTCCTGTTGCATTCCCAGCCTCCGACCATCAGAGGCACCACGTCAACTCAGccgatatatatacacacacatagcctccggggatttcccaacccccctctcccttaTCTGCCCATAACcccgtacacacacacaaaaagaaaATGAACCCTCGGTCCTGTTTTTCCACTTTACGGTCGCCATTTTATGAACCCTGCACTCCGCGTCTCCCCGCAGAAATAAAATAAACTCCGGGTCGAccaaagaatttttttaaaaataagattgggggggggggggggggggggcttttaacTTTTCATTCGCGGAAATGGGAGAAAATAAGCACGGAACTTCCACAGCCGAATGGAGGATCGGTCGATCCGTCGACGGCAAGGGCCGATTTGAACGGCGGCTCTTTGTGCTGCTGCCGGCTAACATTCGGCTAATTGCAACAGTGAAAGACGGGGTTTTAAGTAGAGGAGATAGAAAGATCCTGACGCGCGCTTCTGGTTTTCTTTTATTGTCACCCGAAGCAGAGAAGACCCCCCTACCTTGCGGCACTAGGATTACTACTAAACGTCATGGATGGCATTGTGTTTCCTTCTTTCTCTCTAGCAAAACAGTGACTATTCAAAATGCGCTGAAGGGAGATCTTGACCATCCGGCcttaagagggggggggcgggcgggggttt harbors:
- the oaz1a gene encoding LOW QUALITY PROTEIN: ornithine decarboxylase antizyme 1a (The sequence of the model RefSeq protein was modified relative to this genomic sequence to represent the inferred CDS: deleted 1 base in 1 codon), with product MVKISLQRILNSHCFAREKEGNTMPSMTFSSNPSAASPRLSSNCCRNPGPGPLWCSDVPHPPLKIPGGRGNGQRDHNLAASLLYSDNRLSVTEDLSANSRTKILHFQSKLTDARIVHWRVVLNNNNLYIELPGGVLPEGSKESFTILLEFAEEHLQAEHVFICFHKNRDDRASLLRTFSFLGFEIVRPGHPLVPKRPDAFFMVYTFERDSSDEE